A window of Ktedonobacterales bacterium genomic DNA:
TGCGGGCCGGAGCCTTCGCTCAGCACATAGCAGTAGGATTGATGTTCGCCGCGCCCGACGCGCCCGCGAAACTGATGCAGCTGCGACAGGCCAAAGCGGTCGGCGTCTTCAATCGCCATCACCGTCGCGTTGGCTACATCCACGCCCACCTCGACGACGGCGGTAGCGACCAGTACATCCAGTTCGCCATCGCGGAAACGCCGCATCACCTGTTCTTTTTCGCCGCCCTTCAGCCCGCCATGCACCAGCCCCAGCCGCAGCGTCGGGAAGACCTGGGTGCGCAGCCGCTCGTACTCCACAACAGCGGCTTTCACATCCTCCAGCGTTTCGGATTCTTCGATCAGCGGGCAGATCACATACGCCTGGCGACCAAGCGCCACCTGCTCGGCAATCACATGGTACGCTTCAGCACGCCGCGTGCCGGAACGCCAGCGGGTGATAATCTGCTGGCGGCCCTGGGGCATTTCATCCAGCGTCGAAATATCCAGATCGCCATAGAGCGTCAAGGCCAGCGTGCGCGGAATGGGCGTAGCCGTCATCACCAGCATATGCGGATTGTAGCCCTTCTGGCGCAGGGCGTCGCGCTGCTCGACGCCAAAGCGGTGCTGCTCGTCCACCACCACAAACCCCAACCGCGCAAACGTCACACCCTCCTGTATCAAGGCATGCGTGCCCACCACCACCATCGCTTCGCCCGATTCCGCCGCCGCCAGCATGGCCGCGCGCTCGCGCTGGCGCTGGCTGCCGATCAACAGCGCGACGCGGATGCCAAACGGCTCCAGCAGCCGCGATATAGTACGATAGTGCTGCTCGGCCAGAATTTCCGTCGGCGCCATCAACACACCCTGCAAGCCATTGGCCGCCGCCGTCAAGAGCGCCGCCGCCGCAACCACCGTTTTGCCCGACCCCACATCGCCTTGCAGCAGGCGGCACATTGGCTGCGCGCGCCCCTGGTCCGCCAGAATCTCGGTAATCACCCGGCGCTGCGCTCCGGTGAAGCGAAACGGCAGCGCCGCCTCGAACGGCTTATCGATGGAAACCGGCCACAGCCCCGGCGCTGGGGGTCGCTCACTCACAGGTGTCGAAGCGGATAGTTTTGAGGACAGCAGCGCGACCTCGCTCTCCTGCACCGTCTCGAAAACCTGCCCCAGATCAACCCTCAGCGCGATACCCTCGACCCCACTCCTCCACTCCGCGCGGCGCGCCAGCATCCCTAGCTGAATCAAAAATAGTTCATCAAATGCCAGCCGCTTCCTGGCGCTGACCAGCCGCCCCTCGTTCTCTGGATAGTGGTACTGGCTGACCGCCTGGGGCAGGGATGGCAGCCCCACCTGCGAACGAATCGTCGCGGGCAGGAACTCTGGCAGCAGTTCGGCACAGCGGTCCACCGCCCACTTGGTATAGCGGCGCAGCGCCTTAGCGTTGAGTCCTTCGGTGAGGGTATAGATCGGGACCAGCCGTCCCGTGTTCACCAGATCGCCCTGCTCCGGCAGTTCGTGGCTGCGCACGTTGAACTCGACTTTGTTGCCGAAGCGCTGCTTCACGCCGGTCAGGACAATATAGCTGCCGCGCGTCAACTGTTTGAGCAGATAGGGCTGATTAAACCAGGTAGCGCGAATCTGGCCGGTCTCATCCGAGACTCTGGCGATAGTGCGCACTCTGCCGCTGGCGCTGCGTACATTCTGCACCTCCCAGATCATCCCCATAATCGTCACCACCTGCTCCAACGGAATCGTCGCAATTTTTTCTAGCTTGCTGTAATCGTGGTGTTCGCGCGGATAATAGGTAAGCAAATCTTGCACCGTATGGATACCCAGCCGACGCAGCTTCGCCTCTTGCGACGAGCCAACCCCAGGAACCGCCGTCACCCGCGCTTTCAGCAGAAAATGGCTCTCTACCGTCGTTTGCCTGCCATCAACCCCCTGGTCATACGCCTCTTGCTCCTGGTCAGCATCAGCAGGCGCAGCGAATGCAGTTTCATCGAGTTGATTCGATAAATCCACCAGATGGCTGCTGCGAATCACTGGTGAAGAGATTGGCCCGCGCGAGGGCAGCAGTTCCCAGGGCGCTGCCTCTTGCATCACGGGGCCTGGGGCAGTGGCTGGCTCAGCTCCCTGAGATTGCCCGCTTCTCGATGGGGATACTTGGGATCCAGGCGCGCTCTTGCGCGGTTCAGATGAGGGAAGTATACGCGCTTCTTGAGCCGTAGTCATCGGGCGAGCCGCAGGCCGCGCAGAAAACCCGGATGCTTTTCCATCCGGCGTCGTTTCGGGAGCCTGCCCGCTTAGTCGAGCGAGCGCGGCGCGCACTCGCGCGGCCCGCTGCATGGGATCAAGCGTGTGATAGTCCTGCAATAAGTGTTGAATGGCTTGCTCAACCGGCAGCGCGCTGGCAGCATCAGCCAGCGCGCCGGACAGCCGCAGCTTCTCTACTTCGTCGGCCCAGCGTGCTACAAAGGCTTCTAGCCCGCCTGGGCGCACCGTTTGATCGGTATGTCCCAAACGCTGCTCATGGAGGAGAATCTTACGAGCCTTCTCGATGACAGGTGGTAGCACGCGCGCATCCCTTTCTCGCACTTCTAGCCGTCGTCGCATCGCTGGCAGCGGGGGTAATACCAATGCAGCCCCTACGCCGTTGCGGCTGCCGGTTCAAAATGGATTTCCAGGTTTTTATCAACAAAGCGCGCCACTTTGGCATCCATAGGCATCAGCACTGCCGGAAGTGTCAATTCGCGCTTAAAGTTGCCTACCTCTACTACCATCTCATCGCCCTTCTTGGTCAAGACGACTTTATCCAGTTCCACATGGGGCAGAGGCAGCCGCAAGATATAGCCCTGGCCGTTCTTCGCCAGTTCCTGCACCGCGCCGCGATAAAAAACCTGCGTCGGATCGTCTTCGCCAAAGATCGTATGGGCTAGTTTCCCCAGCGCCTCCACACCTAGAATCTCTTCAGAGAGATACGGCCCCTCCCAGATGGGCAGTGGCTTGAAGGTGTTATAAATCTGCTGGCGATAACGCTCCTGCGACTCCAGCAGGCGCTGCATAAACACATCCTGATACACCGCTTGAGGCAAGACACGATTGCAGACCACGCCATCAATGGGGTAGTTATAGAGCGCCAGATACGTCTCCGCCCGCAGCGCTTCTTTAATCACCATCTTCTCCGGGTTGACCACCAGCCGATACGAACTGATCTCCGGGTTGGTGAGCACCTCGCGCAGCCCCTTCACGCGCTCGTTGAGACGCTGGATGGACTCCGCCAGATTCACCGTTGAGGGCACAAAAGCTTTCAGCAGCGGTTTTGCCATGCTCAACGCCGTTTTTTGCAGTGCGCTCGTGCGTCCCACGTACCAGAGAAAGGATTCCGGCATGCTCAAGAGCCGCATCGTCTCGCCAGTGGGGGCGGCATCAATCACCACCGTCTCAAAGTCGCCGTCGCGCGCATTGCGATAAATATTCATCAAGCTGATAAGTTCATCCATGCCAGGGATCACCGCCATCTCCTCAGCAACCACCTCTTCAACACCCTGTTTCTTCAAGACCGACCCGACATAATGCTGCACCTTGCCCCACTGCTGGCGCATCTCCTCCAGCACATTCACTTCCTGCGCCCAGAGGTGATCGGCAACCTGGATCGGCTCAGCCGTCAGCGGACGATCAAAACAATCGGCGAGGCTATGCGCCAGATCAGTGCTCACGACCAGGGTCCGCTTCCCCAACTCAGCGGCGCGTGCTGCTGTCGCCGCCGAGATGGTCGTCTTGCCAACGCCACCTTTCCCCAGATAGAGGATTATCCGCATGCTATAGTATTCCTTTCGAGCTAGAGCCAACCGGAATCAGTGTATCACACACCTACTCTACAGGTACGAAGGAGACATGCGAATAGTTCATTCTGTGTGCTGTGCGCCGAGGAGAAAATGAAGGGGGCATATTGAAAAAGCGGAGACCAACCCTATCATGCAAGCTAGCCCCTGACTTTGATCTGGCGATCAAAGACTACTGAGGCGCTGAATAAGAAGCTGGATCATATGTTCGTCGCTCACCCCTGGAAAAGAGGCCGCCAGCAACTCGTATGATTCTAGAGCCAGTAATATTTCCTTTGCTTCTTCGTTCTGGGTGATCCGCTCAGGGTTCCGAGCAACTGGCTCAGTGGCAGCAGACTCTATTACGAGACCTATATTCTCTACCGTCAAATCGCCCACCAGCCGCCTAAGTTCTCGTTCAGTTGCTGTTGTTACCCAAATGCGCACAAGCCCATTCGTAAGTTCCTCACCCTGGACTTTGAAATAGTAGAGGTTAGGATCTGATGGAGGCGGGACATCGAAATACGGCTGGATTTTCGCCCCAGCAGCGGTCGTAATGGAGTACCGCTTTTGACCCGTCTCTTTCTCGTAGACCCATAAGTTTTTGCTGGCTTTTCTACTTCCCCCGCCGCTCTCTTTCCACTCTGCGAAATAATCTTGAGGGTCAGGAAGGATGGTTTCTTCTTCAAAGTAAAGGAATTCTTGTAGATTTGCTTGCCATAGGAGCCACCCTGTTCGCATATCTGCTTGAGCGCCCCTGGCCTTCTCACTCACCAACTTCCTGCGCTCCCCTAGAAAATCGGCGTACTGGGTCAGAACATCGCTCATTGCCTCATTGGGAAGACTATCCAAAGATGGGATACGTATAGAACGGGTGGCTGCTGGATGCATGAGACGCGTGCCACAGATGTCTCTCAGCGGTTTATCCGATGGTTGCCTCAGCATCTTATGTTCTACGCCCAGGCCATTGTGCATCACATCAATATTGAGATTGCTCCATCCGACATAGGGGATGTTCTTTGCTATGCAGTAGACGTGCGCCCAATCACCCTCTTCTAATTTCCTGCCCATCATAAATGCTACGCGGGTGGCAAGCAGTTGGTGAGCATAGGCAAATTCTTTAGGTGAGAACGCTTGGAGGGTTCTGGGCCGTTGCACCAATGCAGGTTTCCTTTTCTAGCAATTCGAGTGTGGCAGCCCCTTACTCAAGGCGTTAGAGCATTAGCAATGAGATTACGGAGAGCTATCAAGCCACTGCTTGACAATCGTGCGAAACTCTGCAAAGCCCAGGACTCTCGATCCCTGAAAAATGGCCTTAGCGATCCAATCACTATAGAGTTTGCGGAAATCAATCTCCTCTTCACGGGAGACATGGAGATACACATTTGTCTGCTTCCTTACATCAATCTTGCTTAGAAAGGAGAAGATAGAATCTCTCAGTGCTTCATTGCTTTGATCTGCGCTTTTGGGCGATCTATGAAGCGGTTTTAGACAATAGAGTACCAGATCGCAGCCAGCCGTGTTTTCACTGACGAAGTGCTTGAAGGTGCCATGTTGTTTATCAAAGATGTCAGCCGCATGGATCTCAAATCCTGCTTCTACTATGGCTGCGCGTAAAGCATCCCAAACATGGCTGGATGAGTTCATAAAAACGAGGAGCAACCAATGCCCGCTGCGCAGAACCCGATAGCATTCCTTCAGGCTCTGTGTCATCAAGGATTGGTAAGCGCCTACATCTTTGCCTTGTACCTTGTTGACAATCGCCTCATCATGGGCATCGGTGAATCGGCCCAACCAAGACTCCCAAAGGATGTTCATCTCACTATAATTGATATTGGCGCCAAAAGGGGGATCGGTAAAGATTAAATCAACAGACTCATCTGGCAGATAATCAAGCAAGGTGGCAGAATGCTGAATAACAGCAGATCTTCCCCGGTAGCGGATGGCTGTGGCTTCTAAATGGTCTTGAATTGTGCGTGCCTTGCGGGCAAACGTGATGAAAACGTTAGCTTCGTTAAAAATAAAGGGAACATTAAACCGGGCCGTATTACCACTCCCACCCCAAAACCGAAATTCTGAGAGCCGGGTTACACGTTGGTACAAGGAGGTGAAGACGAAAGCAAGGTAAGCCGCAAGTTCAGGGTCGGCAATCCGATGAATTGCGCGCCAGAGATGGCTCATGGCGGCAAGGTTTCGAGGGGTGTAAAAGCGATCAATGCGGTCAATACCATGATTCTTCGGTTGGCGTAAGTTGACGCCATCGGGAAGGTCCATACGTGGATAGTAGCCCTCGGCTACCGGCGTTAACGCCTCCAGCCGAGAAACAAGCTCCAGGTCTGCCTGGCTCAGTGGGTGTACCATCTCTTGCTGGCGTGATCCACAGCATATATAGCCGATTTGTACAGGTTGAGCTATCGTTCTCTTCAGGTGAGACTTTTCTAAGTTCCGCCCACATGCCGGGCAAGGAAATTGTGTCAGTATCTTATGATCTCGAACCCTTTTTCCATACTTGCGACAATGATCCCATAAGAGGAATTCATGCCCACATTCATTACAAAGAACTCGATACGACCAGACAGTATATAAAATCTCGGTAGCTTTCCCACATTCGCGGCAATTGGTGGTATAGAGGCTGGCACGCAGGTCTTGAAGCTCGTTGAGAACTGCCGTGACTCCTGCATTGAAAAGGCCCGGATCGATAGTAGATATAAATCGGTTCGCTATGAAGCAAGCGGCTGGGGATAATTCATTCAGAATACTATCATAGCCAAGTATCCTACATGCCACACCAGTCATTCCGCTGCCTGCAAAAGCATCCAGAACCAGGCCTCCATCTGGTAGATAGTGTTTCACAAGTTCTGCTATCCCCTGGGGAGGAACCTTTGTATGGTACGTATGCGCGTCGTAAGTGTACGTGTTTTTTCCAGCCGACATATTGCTCTGCGGTGGATTGTCAACCGTGGCAGCAGGCGCCGAGTGTTCTGCAAGCATAAGGCGAAGATGATCTTCTCCCCTGCTGCCAAAGTATTGACCGGTGCTTACGCGGCTGATGACCGGAGGAAACTCACCAGGAGAGAGGTCAATATGTGGCGGCAAGGGATCGAAAAGCGTAGGGGATGGTTGGCGCCGCTGTATACCACGCGATGAGAATGTACTTCTTTCAAGCTGGTTGAAGGGACGAGCTATCTGGTCATCCAGAGAAGCCTGATATATCTCCAGGATTTTGTGTAACTGGGCTGGGCTAGGTATACCCGCTCCTCGTTCCCATCTGTTCACCGAGACAAAAGAAACCCCTAACACATGAGCAAGACCTTCTTGCGAAAGTTGCACCCGGCTGCGGATTTCTGCCAGAATGGCTGGAACATCCACCGGCATTACCTCCCAGACATCACTTATAAATAAAGAATATTTGATAAATATGATACTCAGGCTTTCGCCATCTGTAAAGGCCAGAAAGCGGACGGTGAAGCCTTGGGGCAAGTGGGCTGGTTCCCTTGAACTTTCTCCAGAGAAGCGTTATGATACGGAGGCATAGTAGATGTTGGGAAGTATAGCTTATTCATATGGATGTATTTGGTGGCATAAGGTGAGATGCAGGCGTGCGGGCAATACGTCTACCAGGCAAGCCTGGTATGAACGCCCCAGGTGATGGTCTTGATCCTCAAAGGAGCTAGCGCGGTGCCTACACAAGAGAAGCCCCGTACCATTCGAGAACTACGACAGACAGATTACCAGGTTCTTTCGGTAAAAGAAGAGATGCGTAAGAACCTGATTGAGACGATTCGGAAAGGCGAAGACCTTTTCCCCGGCATTATCGGCTATGAAGATACCGTCATCCCCCAGGTGGAGAATGCTATCCTTTCAGAGCAGGACATCATCTTCCTGGGCGAGCGCGGCCAGGCAAAAACACGCATTGCCCGCAGCCTGATTCACCTGCTTGATGAAGAAGTACCCATTATTGCGGGCTGTGAAATCAACGACAACCCCTTTAGCCCGATCTGCAAAGCCTGCCGGGATAAAGTAGCAGAGGAAGGCGATGATGTCGCCATCACCTGGATTGGCCGGGACCGGCGCTACGGCGAAAAGCTGGCAACGCCGGATATTACCATCTCCGACCTGATCGGCGAGGTGGACCCGATTCGTGTGGCCGAAGGGCGCTATCTGGCTGATGAACTCACCATTCACTATGGCCTGATTCCGCGCACGAACCGGGGCATCTTCTGCATCAACGAGCTGCCTGATCTGGCCGAACGCATCCAGGTGGGCTTGCTGAACATCATGGAAGAGCGCGATGTGCAGATTCGCGGCTACAAAGTGCGCCTGCCTCTGGATGTGTATGTCGTTGCCAGCGCCAACCCTGAAGACTATACGAATCGCGGGCGTATTATTACCCCGCTGAAAGACCGCTGCGGCTCCGAGATTCGCACCCACTATCCACGCGAAGTGGAAGACGAGATCACCATCATGGAGGCCGAAAGCGCCCGGTTCGTCGCCGACGGGTTGGAGACGAGCTATCCCAAGTATATGAAGGAGATTATCGCCGAGATCACGCATCAGGCCCGGCGCAGCCAGGACATCAGCCAGCGATCCGGTGTCAGTGTGCGCGTCTCTATCTCCAATTACGAAAACGTCATGAGCAACGCCATCCGGCGCTCCATCCGGCTTAACGAGCATCAGGCGGTGCCGCGCATCAGCGACCTTCCGGCGCTCGTCGCTTCCACCAGCGGCAAGATCGAACTCGATACCGTTGGTGACGCCAAAGAGGACCGCATCATACAGAAGCTCATGAAGAACGCCATCGTCAAAGTCTTTGGCGATTATTTCGAGGTACGCGAGTTTGAGCAGCTTGTGGCTGGCTTCGAGAAGGGGCTGAGCGTGCAGGCAGCGGATAACCTGCCCTCGATGGAGTACGTCCACCAGCTTGCCCGGGTCGGCGGTCTCAAGCAGGCGGTTGCCAAACTCAACGGACATGGTACGCCGGCCTCTGTCGCTTCGGCCATCGAATTCATTTTGGAAGGGCTGCATCTGAACCGCCGCCTGAACAAAAATGAAACCGGCGGGCGCGCCCGCTACAGCCGTTAGACAGCGCAGGCAGCATTGTAGTGCTTTAGAGCGCAGCGCCTTCTCTTATCAAACCGAAAGCTTCGGTATTGACGAGTTTTTGAGAAGGCGCTCGCTTTCTACCAGGAAGGGACAGGCAATGTTCTCCCGGTATCATTACTCGCGTTGGGATGGCACGCAGCGTATCGAGGGGCTGGACGCCGACGAGATTCTGGACGCGCTCTCCGAAGATTTTCTGCGTGAGGGCGATCTGCGTCGCGCTATGGAACGGATGATGCGCCAGGGCTTCCAGGGCCGCAATGGCGAGCGCCGCATGGGCCTGCAAGAACTGATGG
This region includes:
- a CDS encoding DNA methyltransferase translates to MPQGFTVRFLAFTDGESLSIIFIKYSLFISDVWEVMPVDVPAILAEIRSRVQLSQEGLAHVLGVSFVSVNRWERGAGIPSPAQLHKILEIYQASLDDQIARPFNQLERSTFSSRGIQRRQPSPTLFDPLPPHIDLSPGEFPPVISRVSTGQYFGSRGEDHLRLMLAEHSAPAATVDNPPQSNMSAGKNTYTYDAHTYHTKVPPQGIAELVKHYLPDGGLVLDAFAGSGMTGVACRILGYDSILNELSPAACFIANRFISTIDPGLFNAGVTAVLNELQDLRASLYTTNCRECGKATEILYTVWSYRVLCNECGHEFLLWDHCRKYGKRVRDHKILTQFPCPACGRNLEKSHLKRTIAQPVQIGYICCGSRQQEMVHPLSQADLELVSRLEALTPVAEGYYPRMDLPDGVNLRQPKNHGIDRIDRFYTPRNLAAMSHLWRAIHRIADPELAAYLAFVFTSLYQRVTRLSEFRFWGGSGNTARFNVPFIFNEANVFITFARKARTIQDHLEATAIRYRGRSAVIQHSATLLDYLPDESVDLIFTDPPFGANINYSEMNILWESWLGRFTDAHDEAIVNKVQGKDVGAYQSLMTQSLKECYRVLRSGHWLLLVFMNSSSHVWDALRAAIVEAGFEIHAADIFDKQHGTFKHFVSENTAGCDLVLYCLKPLHRSPKSADQSNEALRDSIFSFLSKIDVRKQTNVYLHVSREEEIDFRKLYSDWIAKAIFQGSRVLGFAEFRTIVKQWLDSSP
- a CDS encoding sigma 54-interacting transcriptional regulator, whose amino-acid sequence is MPTQEKPRTIRELRQTDYQVLSVKEEMRKNLIETIRKGEDLFPGIIGYEDTVIPQVENAILSEQDIIFLGERGQAKTRIARSLIHLLDEEVPIIAGCEINDNPFSPICKACRDKVAEEGDDVAITWIGRDRRYGEKLATPDITISDLIGEVDPIRVAEGRYLADELTIHYGLIPRTNRGIFCINELPDLAERIQVGLLNIMEERDVQIRGYKVRLPLDVYVVASANPEDYTNRGRIITPLKDRCGSEIRTHYPREVEDEITIMEAESARFVADGLETSYPKYMKEIIAEITHQARRSQDISQRSGVSVRVSISNYENVMSNAIRRSIRLNEHQAVPRISDLPALVASTSGKIELDTVGDAKEDRIIQKLMKNAIVKVFGDYFEVREFEQLVAGFEKGLSVQAADNLPSMEYVHQLARVGGLKQAVAKLNGHGTPASVASAIEFILEGLHLNRRLNKNETGGRARYSR
- a CDS encoding DEAD/DEAH box helicase, with the protein product MLPPVIEKARKILLHEQRLGHTDQTVRPGGLEAFVARWADEVEKLRLSGALADAASALPVEQAIQHLLQDYHTLDPMQRAARVRAALARLSGQAPETTPDGKASGFSARPAARPMTTAQEARILPSSEPRKSAPGSQVSPSRSGQSQGAEPATAPGPVMQEAAPWELLPSRGPISSPVIRSSHLVDLSNQLDETAFAAPADADQEQEAYDQGVDGRQTTVESHFLLKARVTAVPGVGSSQEAKLRRLGIHTVQDLLTYYPREHHDYSKLEKIATIPLEQVVTIMGMIWEVQNVRSASGRVRTIARVSDETGQIRATWFNQPYLLKQLTRGSYIVLTGVKQRFGNKVEFNVRSHELPEQGDLVNTGRLVPIYTLTEGLNAKALRRYTKWAVDRCAELLPEFLPATIRSQVGLPSLPQAVSQYHYPENEGRLVSARKRLAFDELFLIQLGMLARRAEWRSGVEGIALRVDLGQVFETVQESEVALLSSKLSASTPVSERPPAPGLWPVSIDKPFEAALPFRFTGAQRRVITEILADQGRAQPMCRLLQGDVGSGKTVVAAAALLTAAANGLQGVLMAPTEILAEQHYRTISRLLEPFGIRVALLIGSQRQRERAAMLAAAESGEAMVVVGTHALIQEGVTFARLGFVVVDEQHRFGVEQRDALRQKGYNPHMLVMTATPIPRTLALTLYGDLDISTLDEMPQGRQQIITRWRSGTRRAEAYHVIAEQVALGRQAYVICPLIEESETLEDVKAAVVEYERLRTQVFPTLRLGLVHGGLKGGEKEQVMRRFRDGELDVLVATAVVEVGVDVANATVMAIEDADRFGLSQLHQFRGRVGRGEHQSYCYVLSEGSGP
- a CDS encoding TRC40/GET3/ArsA family transport-energizing ATPase gives rise to the protein MRIILYLGKGGVGKTTISAATAARAAELGKRTLVVSTDLAHSLADCFDRPLTAEPIQVADHLWAQEVNVLEEMRQQWGKVQHYVGSVLKKQGVEEVVAEEMAVIPGMDELISLMNIYRNARDGDFETVVIDAAPTGETMRLLSMPESFLWYVGRTSALQKTALSMAKPLLKAFVPSTVNLAESIQRLNERVKGLREVLTNPEISSYRLVVNPEKMVIKEALRAETYLALYNYPIDGVVCNRVLPQAVYQDVFMQRLLESQERYRQQIYNTFKPLPIWEGPYLSEEILGVEALGKLAHTIFGEDDPTQVFYRGAVQELAKNGQGYILRLPLPHVELDKVVLTKKGDEMVVEVGNFKRELTLPAVLMPMDAKVARFVDKNLEIHFEPAAATA